The following proteins are encoded in a genomic region of Gossypium hirsutum isolate 1008001.06 chromosome D05, Gossypium_hirsutum_v2.1, whole genome shotgun sequence:
- the LOC121217937 gene encoding histone-lysine N-methyltransferase, H3 lysine-9 specific SUVH1 — protein sequence MEGGLGGNTGPTNPSDKSKVLDVKPLRTLVPLFPEPPEGPPFVCVPPNGPFLSGFSPFFPFSGQQVSQPTPDLNQNYLNSTAVPLRSVRAEPAPASGNGSHKHKSAGPSSVKKKAKRRKDSESVLTSLMNFNPGISLSERDDGNRQLVESVLLRFDALRRKLSQMEDAKELHSSIIKRSDLKAANMMLTKGVRTNMKKRIGVVPGVEIGDIFFFRMELSLVGLHFPSMAGIDYMAIKSGDLEGERVALSIVSSGGYDDDAEDPDVLVYSGQGGSASRDKEASDQQLVRGNLALERSFHRGNEVRVIRGLKDNVHQMSKVYVYDGLYKIQESWMEKGKSGCNMFKYKLGRIPGQPAAFATWKSIQKWKEGLPSRAGLIIPDLTSGAESTPVSLVNEVDDEKGPAYFTYSPTIKYSKPFKLVQPSYACSCHDACQPGNSNCSCIQKNGGDFPYTTNGVLACRKPMIYECGPTCPCIRNCKNRVIQTGLKAHLEVFKTRDRGWGLRSWDPIRAGTFICEYAGEVIDETKARQESGDGESEYILHTNRLYESFKWNFEAESSEDFDIPSPVIISSKNSGNVARFMNHSCTPNVFWQPVMYEHNNEAFLHIAFFAKKHIPPMTELTFDYGIPQSGETQADNPPANGRKKCLCRSPKCRGYFY from the coding sequence ATGGAAGGAGGGTTAGGTGGAAACACCGGTCCAACAAATCCTAGTGATAAATCTAAAGTTTTGGATGTAAAGCCACTACGGACATTGGTTCCGTTATTCCCCGAGCCACCTGAGGGTCCTCCTTTTGTCTGTGTACCTCCTAATGGCCCTTTCCTGTCTGGGTTTTCaccatttttcccttttagtGGACAACAAGTATCCCAACCTACACCTGACCTTAACCAAAATTACTTAAATTCAACTGCTGTTCCGCTTCGGTCAGTTAGAGCCGAACCAGCACCAGCTTCTGGCAATGGCAGTCATAAACACAAGTCAGCCGGACCAAGTTCTGTGAAGAAGAAAGCAAAGAGGCGAAAAGATTCAGAGTCTGTATTAACTTCTCTTATGAATTTCAATCCCGGAATTAGTTTATCCGAACGAGATGATGGTAACAGGCAATTGGTCGAAAGTGTGCTTTTGAGGTTTGATGCACTTAGGAGAAAGCTTAGCCAAATGGAAGATGCTAAGGAATTACATTCCAGTATTATTAAGCGTTCAGACTTGAAAGCTGCCAACATGATGTTGACCAAAGGGGTGCGGACTAACATGAAAAAGAGAATCGGGGTTGTTCCGGGTGTTGAAATCGGGGACATTTTCTTCTTCCGGATGGAGCTATCTTTAGTGGGGTTGCATTTTCCATCCATGGCTGGAATTGACTACATGGCTATCAAGAGCGGCGATTTAGAGGGTGAGCGAGTGGCTTTAAGCATCGTTTCATCTGGAGggtatgatgatgatgctgaagaTCCTGATGTTTTGGTATATAGTGGTCAAGGTGGGAGTGCCAGTAGAGATAAAGAAGCATCCGATCAGCAGCTTGTAAGGGGCAATCTTGCTTTGGAAAGGAGCTTCCACCGAGGAAATGAAGTACGAGTCATTCGGGGTTTGAAAGATAATGTCCATCAAATGTCGAAGGTCTATGTGTATGACGGGCTTTACAAGATCCAAGAATCGTGGATGGAGAAAGGGAAATCGGGTTGCAACATGTTCAAGTATAAGTTGGGAAGGATCCCTGGGCAGCCAGCTGCTTTTGCCACATGGAAATCAATTCAGAAGTGGAAAGAAGGTCTTCCTTCGAGGGCCGGACTTATTATTCCCGACCTCACTTCAGGTGCAGAAAGCACACCTGTTTCACTCGTAAATGAGGTTGATGATGAAAAGGGGCCTGCTTACTTCACATATTCCCCAACTATCAAGTATTCAAAACCATTCAAGTTAGTGCAACCTTCTTATGCTTGCAGCTGCCATGATGCGTGTCAACCTGGAAATTCTAACTGCTCCTGCATTCAAAAGAACGGGGGCGATTTCCCTTACACCACCAATGGGGTTCTAGCGTGTCGAAAACCCATGATTTATGAGTGTGGTCCCACTTGCCCTTGTATTCGGAACTGCAAAAACCGAGTTATACAAACTGGTTTGAAAGCTCACTTAGAAGTTTTCAAGACAAGAGATCGTGGTTGGGGTCTACGGTCATGGGACCCTATTCGAGCAGGTACATTTATTTGTGAATATGCAGGTGAAGTTATTGATGAAACCAAGGCAAGGCAGGAAAGTGGAGATGGTGAAAGCGAGTACATTTTGCATACGAACCGTCTCTACGAATCCTTCAAGTGGAATTTCGAAGCCGAAAGTAGCGAAGATTTTGATATCCCGTCTCCCGTAATCATAAGTTCAAAGAACAGTGGAAATGTAGCTAGATTTATGAACCATAGTTGCACCCCAAATGTTTTCTGGCAGCCAGTGATGTATGAACATAACAACGAAGCGTTTCTCCATATTGCTTTCTTTGCAAAGAAACACATCCCTCCTATGACAGAGTTGACGTTCGATTACGGTATTCCGCAATCAGGGGAGACCCAAGCCGACAACCCCCCGGCAAACGGAAGGAAGAAATGCTTATGCAGATCACCGAAATGCCGAGGCTATTTCTATTGA
- the LOC107904390 gene encoding inactive protein RESTRICTED TEV MOVEMENT 2 produces MNRGPRPNGIYVPPAPQQQPSQNFKPKSEWKHQQDASFLLIYLPAFAVDQLTITPDSSTATLKIEGKRRLPNNKTLPLDEVFNIPPELHLSKMEKVFGRGILTLKFPRISNDVSQQPSTNELVEETPNLPPETTADSVDEKMADDGKAAEPETTAMEETGSVRDKSEEGKLEGDGKGEGAAKKDESKGSSANKEVEEKVKENKETRKEDDKTMLVNMGLAVVIVMGLGVSMLYTLLGH; encoded by the exons atgaatagAGGGCCAAGACCAAATGGGATATATGTGCCACCGGCTCCACAGCAGCAGCCATCCCAGAATTTCAAGCCTAAATCTGAATGGAAGCATCAACAAGATGCTagctttttattaatttatcttcCTG CATTCGCAGTGGATCAACTGACAATAACACCCGACTCTTCCACGGCAACTCTAAAAATAGAAGGAAAGCGTCGGCTTCCTAATAACAAAACTTTGCCACTCGATGAAGTTTTCAACATTCCACCAGAACTCCATTTGTCTAAAATGGAGAAAGTATTCGGACGAGGGATTCTTACCCTCAAATTCCCCAGAATTTCCAATGACGTTTCTCAACAACCATCTACCAATGAGTTGGTGGAGGAAACACCCAACCTCCCTCCAGAAACAACGGCGGACTCCGTCGATGAAAAGATGGCCGATGATGGAAAAGCAGCTGAACCAGAAACAACCGCTATGGAAGAGACGGGTTCAGTGAGAGATAAAAGCGAGGAAGGGAAGTTGGAAGGCGATGGAAAAGGAGAGGGTGCTGCGAAGAAGGATGAAAGCAAGGGATCATCTGCTAATAAGGAGGTTGAGGAGAAAgtgaaggaaaataaagaaacgAGGAAGGAAGATGATAAGACAATGTTAGTGAATATGGGGTTAGCAGTTGTTATCGTCATGGGACTGGGTGTTTCTATGCTTTATACTTTACTAGGTCATTAA
- the LOC107904389 gene encoding uncharacterized protein: protein MVVSSTFESSLRRGNPTSRKAAPSSSESSKSAAAAPPRRSRSVSAFSRTSSSDFSGFSIKRDNPLFVNTTNHNNSNSTSNDEDDDDSGALFPNSGFKSDRITSKTKPKAVAADDYNNRRGRPVSRTGSDGKQWSGSGNSISKESSRSLSVVDTRRRGRSVSRTPLSRTNVATSESEVEQEGNSWMKSKNKGNLSATSGNGQKGNSAQSRSSLTRSGHRKPTDPLDASPTSLSRLETGKWNDSVSTSSFSEAELMESFQGENLVGDATAASDIYRTVKSEVRRAISDIQNELQGAIRSNATTNRVELDSDIQHEYATKLEQSQERARQLRADLAVEEHRGMELSRILKEVLPDAKTPSTKKSHPRRKTSIERRKISKCLTDDALAYFDECVSLSTFDGSDFSSIEDPPLKCVGNVDVDGVSLPHANSSIPSTNFPSSYLHDKQEGPFTYNHDVSGLTSGDGIMEQNSIDCEWNRKFQFSFSPKPGSICELQQDIKKYVKGFEKDTGKIDVDSRIKQRNSYDREEYNLLGSQQSLLFDHVFLKNRLDTGSLHLCNGGCFSASFLPFASLI, encoded by the exons ATGGTGGTGTCATCAACGTTTGAATCCTCTTTACGAAGAGGGAATCCGACCTCGAGAAAGGCTGCACCGTCATCGTCGGAATCTTCGAAAAGCGCTGCGGCAGCTCCTCCTCGTAGATCCAGAAGTGTAAGTGCCTTTTCAAGAACCTCTAGTTCTGACTTCTCCGGATTCTCCATTAAGCGAGACAACCCTCTCTTTGTCAACACCACCAACCACAATAACAGCAACAGCACTAGTAACGACGAAGACGACGACGATAGCGGAGCTTTGTTCCCAAATTCCGGCTTTAAATCCGACCGAATCACTTCCAAAACGAAGCCCAAAGCTGTTGCTGCCGACGATTATAATAATAGGAGAGGCAGACCTGTTTCCAGAACTGGCTCCGATGGAAAACAATGGTCGGGTTCGGGGAATAGCATTAGCAAGGAGTCGTCTCGGAGCTTGTCCGTTGTGGATACAAGGAGACGTGGGCGCTCCGTCTCCCGCACCCCGCTTTCAAGAACCAATGTCGCTACTTCTGAG AGTGAGGTGGAGCAAGAAGGTAATTCCTGGATGAAATCCAAGAACAAAGGTAATCTAAGTGCTACTTCGGGTAATGGTCAAAAGGGTAATTCAGCTCAAAGCAGATCTAGTTTGACACGGTCAGGTCATCGGAAGCCTACTGATCCTTTGGACGCTTCTCCTACAAGTTTG tcccgttTAGAAACTGGAAAATGGAATGATTCGGTCTCGACGAGTTCTTTTTCAGAAGCTGAACTGATGGAG TCATTCCAAGGGGAGAATTTGGTCGGAGATGCTACTGCTGCTAGTGACATATACAGAACTGTTAAATCCGAAGTGAGGCGGGCTATTTCCGATATCCAAAATGAGCTTCAGGGT GCTATCAGGAGTAATGCAACCACCAATAGGGTTGAGCTAGATTCAGACATACAACATGAATATGCTACAAAGCTCGAGCAG TCCCAAGAACGTGCTAGACAACTTCGAGCTGACCTAGCTGTTGAGGAACACCGGGGCATGGAGCTTAGTAGGATTCTGAAGGAAGTGCTTCCAGATGCAAAGACTCCTAGCACAAAGAAATCTCATCCACGTAGAAAA ACTAGTATTGAGAGAAGGAAGATATCAAAATGCCTGACAGATGATGCCCTTGCCTATTTCGATGAGTGTGTATCACTATCAACATTTGACGGCTCTGACTTCTCATCAATAGAAGATCCACCACTCAAATGCGTGGGCAATGTTGATGTTGATGGAGTATCGTTGCCTCATGCAAATTCAAGCATTCCGTCCACCAATTTCCCTAGCAGTTATCTCCATGATAAACAG GAAGGTCCATTCACATACAACCATGATGTTTCGGGTTTAACCAGCGGTGACGGCATCATGGAGCAGAACAGTATCGATTGCGAATGGAATCGGAAATTCCAGTTTTCCTTTTCTCCCAAACCAGGTTCAATATGCGAGCTCCAACAAGACATTAAAAAGTACGTCAAAGGTTTCGAGAAAGATACCGGGAAGATTGATGTTGATTCACGGATTAAACAAAGAAATAGTTATGATCGGGAAGAATATAATTTGCTGGGATCACAACAAAGCTTGTTGTTTGATCACGTGTTCCTCAAAAACAGGTTAGATACTGGAAGTTTGCATCTCTGCAACGGTGGATGTTTTTCAGCTTCATTTTTGCCTTTTGCTTCTTTAATCTAA